A single Carnobacterium alterfunditum DSM 5972 DNA region contains:
- a CDS encoding DsbA family oxidoreductase codes for MKIEVWSDFVCPFCYIGKRHLEAALKDRSDVEVEFHSYELDPSAPEKVDGKMEDYFAEYKGMSVEQAQSMILQVTQMANNVDLDYDYDAIQHGNTLKPHRLFQFAKEQGKGNEFMELAKKAYFIEGKWLNDDDFLVHLATSVGLDETRVRDVLASEAYLDAVRLDQAQAAEIGIQGVPFFVIDKQYGLSGAQPIEIFEQVFADIDAKKI; via the coding sequence ATGAAAATAGAAGTATGGTCAGATTTTGTTTGCCCGTTTTGTTACATCGGTAAACGTCATTTAGAAGCAGCCCTTAAGGACCGTTCAGATGTAGAAGTTGAGTTTCATAGTTATGAACTAGATCCCTCAGCTCCTGAGAAGGTTGACGGTAAAATGGAAGATTATTTTGCCGAGTATAAAGGAATGAGCGTAGAACAAGCCCAATCTATGATCCTACAAGTTACTCAAATGGCTAATAACGTTGATTTAGATTACGATTACGACGCTATTCAACATGGGAACACCTTAAAACCTCATCGTTTATTTCAATTTGCCAAAGAACAAGGCAAAGGTAATGAATTTATGGAACTAGCTAAGAAAGCCTACTTTATTGAAGGTAAATGGTTAAATGACGATGACTTTTTAGTTCATTTGGCTACCTCTGTTGGTTTAGATGAAACTCGTGTTCGAGACGTGTTGGCTTCTGAGGCTTATTTAGATGCTGTACGTTTGGACCAAGCACAAGCTGCTGAAATTGGCATTCAAGGCGTTCCCTTCTTCGTTATTGATAAGCAATATGGCCTTAGTGGCGCTCAGCCTATTGAAATATTTGAACAGGTATTTGCGGATATCGACGCTAAAAAAATATGA